TTGCAATTAAATAACCCAGCCAAGAAATATGAACAAATTCCAAGACGGAGTTTGTACCAGTTCATACGGAATTTGCCCAAACAAGACCAAACCGCCCTAAACGGAGGAAAGAAAAGTGCAGGCAATCAACGACTGCCCGTAGCGGTTCGCCAGCTCAGCAGCCACCTCGGCGCCCACCCAATCCTCTGCCACGAAACGCGCCAGCTCAGCTGCGCTGCCctccggccccacatgtcatgttCACGTTTCGCCTGCGTCGCCGAAGCAGAGCGCTTCCTCGAACCACGCGGCGGACAGCAACCTCCACGACTGCAGGTGGGCCGTAGAACTATGGGCCCGACATGTCAGTAGCTCAGCTCAAGAAAAAATCTGTACCAAACGCGGTAGCCCGCGGAGGAAATCCTGCGAGGTGACTGCGGGGCCCACGCAAAAGTCCAATTTTTTgttcacttttttttttcttggcgTCTTATCTCTTTCCTTCCTCGCTTCGCTTCCCTACCCACGCCACGCGTGTGTTCTTCGCAGCCACCCAATCCCCGCCTCGCGAAATCCGGCGCCAAATCCCCTCATCTTATCGTCAAATCGATCGCCAGCGGGCATGATGGCCCCCTCATCATCGCCCCTGCTGCCGCACCGCAGCAAAATGACCCTGGTTTAGTCCTCAAAATCCCGCCTTTCTTTCTGGTGCTCTGTCTGGCTAGTATATCGTGTCGCCGCGCGAGGACCCGGAGACTCGATTCCGGTGTATCTCTAGGCTGATCCGGCTGGGTTAGGATTTGGTGGGCGGGGATTAGGGGTTGTGCAGGTGGTGTCTCGTGGAGGAAGAATTCCGTGGGAGGATTAAGGATTTTTGATCGAGTTCGGGGAGAAGGGCGCGGCGTTTGGGAGGAGGTGATTCTCGCGtggttgcgtgctctggtgggaGGCTGCTGCGGCTGCCGCCGGGATGCCGACGCACTTCACGCCGTCGCAGGCGCACGCCGCGTCGCACCACGcggcgcaccaccaccaccactcggcggcggcggcggcggcggcggtcacgGCCACGGCCACCGCACGCCTGCACGCGTCCGCCGCGCCGCCGGCCTCGGcgtcggccgcggccgcggcgctgTGCCCGCCGCACCTCCTCGCGGCGGCTTCCccggccgcctcctcctccgcggCGTGCCCGCCCGCCCACGGCCCCATCTTCGTCGGCCCTGGCGCGCCGTGGGCGCAGCAGCCCCagcgcgccgcggcggcggcggccgcgctcGGCCCGGAGTTCGGCCGCGCGCGCACCACCAGGACCATCTCCAAGCGCACCCGCGGCGGGGGCGCGCAGGACCGCGGGCGCGTGTCCTCGGCCGCCGCGGGTCGCTGTGTTGAGAAGCTGCTCCGCGTCGCGCCTGAAGATAGGCGAGGGCTTGGTTCGGCCCTCACGTCCTTCCGGGGCGAGTTACTTGGTCCTGAGGACTACTGCCAGGTTCTCCGGGACCTCGGCGACAGGGATAAATCCGCACTCCGTGCGTTCGAGGTGTTCTATGCCGCACTACCCTTAGTTGGGGGTGGTGCTGTTGACAAGGGAAAACTTCTGACTGCCGCCATTGGTGCACTTGGCAAGATGGGCCGGCCAGACCTCGCCAGGAGGGCTTTTGATAGTGGCATTGCAGGGGGCTATGGCAACACGGTGTTTGCGCACTCTGCGCTCATCTCAGCTTATGCCAGGAGCGGGCTTGCAACTGAAGCCATGGGGGTGCTTGAGTCGATGAAAGGTGCAGGCTTGCGGCCTACGACGGTATCATACAATGCAGTGATTGATGCATGTGGAAAGGGGGGTGTTGACCTTAGGTTCACACTCGGGTATTTTCGTCAGATGCTGCAGGATGGGCTCTGTCCAGACCGTAAAACGTTTAATTCACTTCTTGCTGCATGTAGTCGGGCTGGGCATTTGGAAGATGCTCGCACTGTCTTTGATGAAATGATCCATCTTGGTAGTGGGCGTGACATTTACACTTACAACACATTTGTCGATGCTATTTGCAAGTGTGGCAACATGGAGCTGGCTATGCAAGTTGTATTGGATATGGAAGCAAACAACATCAAGCCTAATGTTGTTACATATAGCACGCTTATGGATGGATTCTCCAAACTGGAGAAGTATGATGAGGCACTCAAGTTGCGTGAAAAGATGAAGTCTTTGGGAATTCAACTGGACCGAGTTTGCTACAACACCTTACTGGCCATATATGTGAAGACAGGGAAGTATGATGAAATCGCTACTGTGTGTGAAGAGATGGAGAATTTGGGTATTGAGAAGGACACTGTTACTTACAATTCCTTGATTAATGGCTACGGAAAGCAAGGACGCTTGGACATGGTTGCTTTCCTTGTTCAAGATATGCGGGCACAAGGTGTAGCTCCTAGTGTGCTGACATACTCAACTTTGATAGATATCTATTCAAAGGCAGGAATGCATGGAGATGCATTTAATGTCTATTTGGATTTTAAGGAGTCTGGTCTAAAAGCAGACGttgttcttttcagctcttttattGATACATTGGCCAAGAATGGTTTGGTTGAGTGTGCtttgtctttgcttgatgagaTGATGAGGATGGGTATCAAGCCAAATGTTGTAACCTACAACACAATTATTGATGCATTTGGCAAGTCTAAGATTCTTACTGAGGAGGATCCTGATATTGGGCACATGGGAATTGTTGGGGTTTATGGCGGTCAGATTGTAAGGGCCACTAATCCAGTGGCAAGAGGAGGGCGCTCTGCCACTGATGTTAGGATGAGGAGGTCACAGGAATTATTTTTCATTCTGGAATTGTTTCAGAAGATGGTCCAGCAGGGTGTACGGCCAAATGTTGTAACATTTTCTGCGATCCTGAATGCTTGCAGGTACATCTGTATCGTTTCATTGGAGCCCTCAAATGCTAATGTTGTTCTAATTCTTTGTACTGAGCCAGTGTCTCTAAAAAAATACACTTTCATGCACTGTATCAGTCGGAAATTCAAGAATTGCCACTGTGTTAACCTGGACATTAAACTGTTTTTAACAACTTGAACTAGATAACTTCAATATGGGATTTATGTTTACACTGGTTAACCTTCAGCTTTCATGTATTTCATGAATACACAAGATTACTCTATATTCTACAACCTATCTTTTTTTATACTAGAAAAAAGCCATGTTCAATGTGTCCTAGTGTTATTCAAAACAAATAGCACAGAAGTGAAAGACGACACTGCAAATTTATCTAGAAATCACATTTATGTAAGTGTGCCTCTTTAAGTTCTGTGTGGGTTCTAACTATTTGCTtcgttcttgttcttgttcttgaagtcGCTGTAATAGTTTTGAAGATGCAGCCCTTTTACTGGAACAGCTTCGCTTGTTTGATAACTCTGTCTATGGGGTTGCATATGGGCTTTTGATGGGCCATCGAGAAGCTTGGTCTCAAGCACGGTCCCTCTTTAATCAGCTGGGTCGCATGGATTCTCCAACATCTTCTGCCTTTTATAATGCTCTTACTGATGTGCTATGGCATTTTGGCCAGGTAGGTTTACTCAGTGTATACTCGGATTCAAGTGTAGTTATTGTTTATTAGGATTATGAGTTCACTAAtttttttgtgataatcctaTTTTGCACTGATAAATTATATTTTAGAAAGAAGACTATTCtatttcatttttttttaaacTTCAATGATTTGTCACCTTTCAGTCTTCCACCCTTTTTGTTGCATTAGTTACCTAAACTTTTTCCAAATAAGTAATTAGATTTCTGTTCCTGGCCATTTTCAGAGGCAAGGAGCTCAGCAAGTTGTGCTTGAAGGGGTAAGCCGTCGTGTTTGGGAGAACACATGGGGTGATTTCTGCTTGGACCTGCACCTTATGTCATGTGGTGCAGCTCAAGCAATGGTACATGCATGGCTCCTGAATGTGCGGTCTATTGTCTTTGAAGGTCGAGCTATGCCTGAATTTTTAAGGTACTTGATCCTTCATTGTGCAAATCTGGAACTGTAGGCTGGGGCGAAGGTACACTATATGTACGGGGTGCAAATGCACCACCCAAAATTTGAAAAAAACAGTAGTTTTGGCTTAAATTTCACCATATATGCACCCTCCCTAATAGAATTATATGCACCCACAAGGCAAGTGCATCACCCTTCaatttgctctagcttcgccactgaCTGTAGGATAGAATCTCTTGGCTTTGCCTGAACTGAcaccatgttttttttttgtctctgcAGCATTCTGACAGGTTGGGGAAAGCACAGCAAGATAGCTGGTTCAAGCACTCTCCGTCGTGTCATTGAAGCATTGCTCCTTTCAATTGGAGCGTCATTTCTGGTCGAGCGCTTCAATATCGGAAGGTTTGTGTCACCCAGTGCTTTGGTGGCTGCCTGGTTGAGAGAGTCTGGCACCATTAACATCCTCCTCCTCCGCAATGAGCGAGTGCAACATGCAAACCCGTCCAATCTGGTACCCAGGTTACAGGCGTTGCAGTTGTAGCCCCTAGATCTCATCTCGTTGTCCCTGGTAGGGTTGGTTCTGTCACAAGCTTTGCTCTAGTTTTTATATTCACCTTTGTTCAGAAGATCGTAGTGTATCATAGGCTCAGGGAATAGGTCGCTCTATTAAATCCCAGTGTTTTAGGCCGTTTTAGCCATGAATGTAATGTTGTAAAATTGTCAGCCTGCCTTACAACTCCTTTCATCAAGATAAAAGTGCAATTTCTTCACAATAGGAGCTCCATGACTGCCGACCTCGGACCCGTGCTTCTCTTCCTTAATTGCAAAGAAAAGCTCCTTACCTTGGGATGGCGATTTGTCACGCCTTTGGTCAGTGATGCCCTTAAGGCCTTGTATCTCTCTTTCGGTTTGTTTGATGAAAGCTACACTTGCCCATGGATGGTGACACATCCATCGCTTTCTCCCTTTGGCTCGTGATGGCTTTGCTGCTTTGAGAGATGCCAGCTTTGCTGGAGATGCAAAGAGCATCTTTTCATCCATGAGCAGCTTGTGGTTTGTGGCCCTTTCTGTGTGGCAACAGCTCAAGAGGCTGTAAAAGCTGGAAAAGAGTGGTGAAGAGCAGTGCAATGTGTTTTCTGCTGAATCAGATTTGCAGCTGTGGCCTATATCTGATGTTTCATCCTTCATAATTGGACTTGGAGATGGATACTTTACATGGGGTATTTGTGAGCCATGCAAATGGGTCAAATTGGAGCTGGAGTTCTGAAAATTGTCTTTTCCTTCACCGGTTTGGATATTATTAAGTCATTGAAATGACATCATGCTCGAGGGCAGGGTCAAAGAAATACAAAAAGAATACCATTTTCTGTGTGACAATCCAGGCCAGAGAAAAAGGTGCCCAATTGGTTGGGCATGCAATTGCGATCTGCAAATGTCCTTTTTGCTAGTTTGTTTATGTATCTTTCTAAAGAAAAAGCTGATGTATGTATTTGATTAATTGAGTAAGGGGTGATCGTAGCCTGTCTATCTGTGTGCTACTTAATTATATGTTTACAAATACagttcatttatttattttgttattcAAAACTTGAGTGTTACTATTTTTTCACATATATGTATGCAGATTGTGACAAGTATAAATTTTTTTGTAGAACACTTTTGATGGAAATGAAAATTTAATGAAAACTATCATGATTTTATTCTACGaacatgaaaaaaaaatcagTTAACCAAGTTCCAAATAGTGCAGCCAGTCGTTCAAACTAGTTGAAAAACATCTTTTTCTTTTCACTTGATATCTCTTTACGAGAATATGACAAGTTTAAGTGCTGAAACACAGTATCCAGATCCAGACAGTTGAACCGcaaaggttttcatggatgatggGATGCGCTGCACGAGAAAGAATTGCGTCCGGGAGCAAAACACTACCAAGAAAGTGTTTGCTTCACATGGATGCAAAGCGAATGATTACTTGTGATCCAATGTTTTTGGAGAGAATATGCAGGTTGTGCGAGGTTGTGCGTCCGGGAGCAAAACACTACCAAGAATATGCAGGTTGTGCGAGGAGGACAATCGTCCTGTTTGTTTGGGTTTGTTTGGCtaataagccgtattttttcaatcaacgaacagtatttttttctcacaccaagttagccaatagtactttcagtcatgacttatcagccaaacaagcccaaacaaacgGGGCGAATATTGAAAACCATGCCAAACCAAACTTGACAGCTGAAAGAGATTGGTCCAAGGATTGACTATTCCCGGGAAATGTTGTTCTTTTTGTCTAAACTGTTACTGCTGGATGCTTATCTGGATTGAGAAAATGGCTTTGAGAACAGTTCATTGTACCTGGACGTGACGCTTGACTATTTTAGCCAGGACAGAGTAGGCGCAATTTTGTCAACAGAAATGTCAGTACTACTCTATAATCTATATGACGTCTGAGTAAAATCCATTCATGATTACCTATGGAATTTCAGGTTATTTTAGCGGTGCAAACCGATGATATAAAATGCATATAGGGCGTGTTTGCTTCCTCGCTACAGGATGCCACACCGAAGCTTAAGCGACGCCACATAAAAAGTTACGCGTTTAGTTGGTGAAATAATTACGGCAGCCACAACTTTTCGTAGTTCATTTTGAGTGTGGCGGCCAAAAATAGCGTCGCACCTTAGGCAGTGGCGGTGGCGTGCTCTGCTTGCAACCAAGCACACCCATAGTTTGCTAAAAGTGGTCTGTAAGGTTACAATATTATTTCTCAATGCTCAACACCAACAAAAAAATTTGTTTAACCAGTTGACATTTCTGAGAAAATTCAATTGACTAAAATTATATTCATGATCTACAAACTTAGTTCGAATTTAAGGCATAAATAGGAACATGGCACAAAGTTTGCTTGGCGAAAGGCACAGGGTTATTAATAATACTACatttctcttttcttcttttttcatgTTCCTTTTCTCTCCGTACTTTATGGTGTAGTGTAGTTTAACCGATTAAGCATTAAAATTCAAGCAAGGGCACATGGAGTGGGAAAAGAGGTAGCTAGTCAGAACTTTGCCACATCTCCTTTTTCTTTTACATCTTGCTTGTGTATTAATCGAGTTAGATATGGGCACGGCTAGATGTTTTGGTCCAAAGTATATATACAACACATGAAAAGGGTCACTAATAACAATCACAAGTGAAAAAACTTGACCAAAATTGTGGCATGCAAGCGTGCAATTCTGGACAGTTGAGTGCTAATCAATAGGCACCCACAAAAGGACGGTACATACAGCAACAAAAGCAGATCATATAAATATAAATGAGCACCAAAACAGAACTCTGCAACACATAGTCATAGATCTAGACAGTTAAAAGCCAGGAGCAACACAGCACCAGGTGAGTAGAGGCGCGGAGGCGATGATAATAGAAAGCCTTGTGATGTGTAACACATCAACCAATTTCCCAGTTGCCAATATTTTCTTTCCTCATCAGGATGACAACACAGGTTGGCACTGGCAGCAAGGTAGATGGATAGGGACAGGGACAGCCCCTGTGTGGATCAACACAACACGCAAGCAAAATAGAGAAAAGAAACTGAAAATTTCAGAAACAGAAAATAGGCACAAAATATTTTGGGAAGgctccaaaatatcaagcaaAAACTAAAGACCAGATGCTTAAAATGCCACTAGGAAGCCAGCAAGCAGCCCCGGCACCTTTTTTATTGCCAAGCTCACCAATCACAAAGAGGGGAACACTCGAGAACACCTAACGAAGTCACCATTTcccgccatatatatatatatatatatatatatatatatatatatatatatatatatatatatatagtatacttCCTCCGTCCAGAATAGAACGTAATCATAAAAAACGTGCAGGTTAA
The window above is part of the Miscanthus floridulus cultivar M001 unplaced genomic scaffold, ASM1932011v1 os_2177_1, whole genome shotgun sequence genome. Proteins encoded here:
- the LOC136534677 gene encoding pentatricopeptide repeat-containing protein GUN1, chloroplastic-like; this translates as MPTHFTPSQAHAASHHAAHHHHHSAAAAAAAVTATATARLHASAAPPASASAAAAALCPPHLLAAASPAASSSAACPPAHGPIFVGPGAPWAQQPQRAAAAAAALGPEFGRARTTRTISKRTRGGGAQDRGRVSSAAAGRCVEKLLRVAPEDRRGLGSALTSFRGELLGPEDYCQVLRDLGDRDKSALRAFEVFYAALPLVGGGAVDKGKLLTAAIGALGKMGRPDLARRAFDSGIAGGYGNTVFAHSALISAYARSGLATEAMGVLESMKGAGLRPTTVSYNAVIDACGKGGVDLRFTLGYFRQMLQDGLCPDRKTFNSLLAACSRAGHLEDARTVFDEMIHLGSGRDIYTYNTFVDAICKCGNMELAMQVVLDMEANNIKPNVVTYSTLMDGFSKLEKYDEALKLREKMKSLGIQLDRVCYNTLLAIYVKTGKYDEIATVCEEMENLGIEKDTVTYNSLINGYGKQGRLDMVAFLVQDMRAQGVAPSVLTYSTLIDIYSKAGMHGDAFNVYLDFKESGLKADVVLFSSFIDTLAKNGLVECALSLLDEMMRMGIKPNVVTYNTIIDAFGKSKILTEEDPDIGHMGIVGVYGGQIVRATNPVARGGRSATDVRMRRSQELFFILELFQKMVQQGVRPNVVTFSAILNACSRCNSFEDAALLLEQLRLFDNSVYGVAYGLLMGHREAWSQARSLFNQLGRMDSPTSSAFYNALTDVLWHFGQRQGAQQVVLEGVSRRVWENTWGDFCLDLHLMSCGAAQAMVHAWLLNVRSIVFEGRAMPEFLSILTGWGKHSKIAGSSTLRRVIEALLLSIGASFLVERFNIGRFVSPSALVAAWLRESGTINILLLRNERVQHANPSNLVPRLQALQL